In one window of Methanoculleus thermophilus DNA:
- the xseA gene encoding exodeoxyribonuclease VII large subunit, translating to MMLSGSPAGPDRFGTPILGVSEVSGLIRDLLDDDRLHGIWVRGEVTNYKDHTSGHRYFSLSEGTGRESALINCVMWRTYAAGLGFEPKNGMDVLAWGSVEVYEPHGKYQLIVRELLPAGTGERHLMVERWKRELAAEGLFDPERRRPLPRFPHRIGVVTSRTGAALKDILTVISRRYPVEVVLSPTAVQGEGAHIEIAEAIRRVDGLVDVIIVGRGGGSFEDLFPFNHPEVVRAVAACRTPVISAVGHEVDTALCDFAADLRAPTPSAAAELAVPDREEVLREISGFRERMEALLLHRLAAARSEVEDIRGRMHPRRLSRRINERMQRLAEHEEMLRRAALARIQRERGALAEVRASLAGQNPLAALDRGYCIVEVNGRVARSVRDLTPADRVTLRMKDGRARAAVEEIMYDRDL from the coding sequence ATGATGTTGAGCGGCTCTCCCGCCGGCCCGGACCGGTTCGGCACCCCGATCCTCGGGGTTTCGGAGGTATCGGGGCTCATCCGCGACCTCCTCGACGACGATCGCCTGCACGGGATCTGGGTGCGGGGAGAGGTGACCAACTACAAAGACCATACCTCCGGTCACCGCTACTTCTCGCTCTCTGAAGGGACCGGAAGGGAGTCCGCACTGATTAACTGCGTCATGTGGCGGACGTATGCAGCAGGGCTCGGGTTCGAACCAAAAAATGGCATGGACGTCCTCGCCTGGGGGTCCGTGGAGGTCTATGAGCCTCATGGGAAGTATCAGTTGATCGTCCGGGAACTCCTCCCGGCGGGCACCGGTGAACGGCACCTCATGGTCGAGCGCTGGAAGCGGGAGCTCGCCGCCGAAGGGCTCTTTGACCCCGAACGAAGACGACCTCTGCCCCGCTTCCCGCATCGAATCGGCGTGGTCACCTCCCGGACCGGTGCGGCGCTGAAGGATATCCTCACGGTCATCTCGCGCCGGTATCCGGTCGAGGTGGTTCTCTCACCGACGGCCGTCCAGGGCGAGGGGGCGCACATCGAGATCGCGGAGGCGATCCGGCGGGTTGATGGGCTTGTTGATGTGATCATCGTCGGGCGCGGCGGAGGGAGTTTCGAGGACCTCTTCCCCTTCAACCACCCGGAGGTTGTGAGAGCCGTCGCGGCATGCAGGACACCGGTCATCAGCGCCGTCGGGCACGAGGTGGACACCGCCCTCTGCGACTTTGCAGCAGACCTCCGGGCGCCGACCCCGTCGGCAGCCGCCGAACTGGCCGTTCCCGATAGAGAAGAAGTACTCAGGGAAATCTCCGGGTTCCGGGAGAGGATGGAAGCGCTCCTCCTCCACCGCCTCGCCGCTGCACGAAGCGAGGTCGAGGACATCAGAGGGCGGATGCATCCCCGGCGGCTTTCCCGCCGCATCAATGAACGAATGCAACGCCTCGCCGAGCACGAGGAGATGCTCCGGCGTGCGGCGCTTGCCCGGATTCAGCGAGAGCGAGGCGCACTTGCCGAGGTCAGGGCAAGTCTCGCCGGACAGAATCCGCTCGCCGCCCTCGATCGGGGCTACTGCATCGTCGAGGTGAACGGGAGGGTTGCAAGGAGCGTCCGCGACCTCACACCGGCTGATCGGGTGACTCTGCGGATGAAAGACGGGCGGGCGAGAGCCGCTGTCGAGGAGATAATGTATGACAGAGACCTTTGA
- a CDS encoding PAS domain-containing sensor histidine kinase yields the protein MIYRWLPDGTVTFANEAYCRYIGIPCRDLVGRRHAPGLVAKDGARARQSLASLTPDHPVSVTERRVVMPEGGVRWQQWTDTAFFDDEGSVVEYQSVGRDITDARAAREALLLANRKLNLLSEVTRHDILNLLSVLMGYLDLSRAQTDDPELQEYFKKEEEAIQGIQRCMAFTGEYQDVGVASPVWQPLSRIIHEAMAGLDPGDIAVEMEADDLEVYADPLIARVFANLIDNSLRHGGNVSRIRIYPEVSDREIKIIYEDDGIGIPHAEKERLFERGFGRKTGFGLFLAREILSITDISIRETGEPGSGVRFEINIPPGFYRFTGPGRAR from the coding sequence TTGATCTACCGTTGGCTCCCCGATGGCACCGTCACCTTCGCAAACGAGGCCTACTGCCGCTACATTGGCATCCCGTGCCGGGATCTCGTTGGACGACGGCATGCCCCCGGTCTCGTGGCCAAAGATGGGGCCCGGGCCCGGCAGAGCCTTGCCTCCCTCACCCCGGACCACCCGGTATCGGTCACCGAACGTCGGGTCGTCATGCCGGAAGGGGGGGTCCGGTGGCAGCAGTGGACCGATACGGCGTTCTTTGACGACGAGGGCTCCGTCGTCGAGTATCAGTCCGTGGGACGGGACATCACCGATGCACGGGCGGCCCGGGAGGCGCTCCTCCTCGCAAACCGGAAACTCAATCTCCTCTCGGAGGTGACCCGGCATGACATCCTGAACCTGCTTTCTGTACTCATGGGATACCTCGATCTCTCCCGGGCACAGACGGACGACCCGGAGTTGCAGGAGTATTTCAAAAAAGAGGAGGAGGCCATCCAGGGAATCCAGCGCTGCATGGCCTTCACCGGGGAGTACCAGGATGTCGGCGTGGCCTCCCCGGTCTGGCAGCCACTCTCCCGGATCATTCATGAAGCGATGGCGGGGCTCGATCCGGGCGATATCGCCGTCGAGATGGAAGCGGATGACCTGGAGGTGTATGCCGATCCCCTCATTGCCCGGGTATTTGCAAACCTCATCGACAACTCGCTCCGGCATGGGGGCAACGTCTCCCGGATACGCATCTATCCCGAAGTATCGGACCGGGAGATCAAGATCATCTACGAGGACGACGGCATCGGCATCCCCCATGCCGAGAAGGAAAGGTTGTTTGAGCGGGGATTTGGGCGGAAGACCGGGTTTGGGCTCTTTCTTGCCCGGGAGATCCTCTCAATCACCGATATCTCCATACGCGAGACCGGCGAGCCCGGGAGCGGCGTTCGGTTCGAGATCAATATTCCGCCGGGATTCTACCGGTTCACCGGTCCCGGCCGAGCTCGGTGA
- a CDS encoding translation initiation factor IF-6, with the protein MTGTIDLAGDPNIGVYARVFEDIAIVYPGAPAEFTEALVRDLDVDIVTTTIQGSNIIGSLVAGNSQGLIVSGLADDDELAVLGDYRDIMLLEGSMNAAGNVILANDYVAAVHPDMSIDIAEEIGSFLGVPVIRLSLGGIKTVGMAGHATNKGILVHPRANDTEIAALERVVDLPIGLGSVNMGTGLVGTGLLANSKGYIAGSATTGFELGRIEEVFGFLE; encoded by the coding sequence ATGACAGGAACGATCGATCTCGCCGGCGATCCGAACATTGGTGTCTACGCCCGCGTCTTTGAGGATATCGCGATCGTATATCCCGGGGCGCCGGCGGAGTTCACCGAGGCTCTCGTGCGAGACCTCGATGTCGATATCGTGACCACTACTATCCAGGGAAGCAACATTATCGGGTCGCTTGTTGCGGGAAACAGCCAGGGTCTGATCGTCAGCGGTCTTGCCGACGACGATGAACTGGCTGTTCTTGGTGATTATCGCGACATCATGCTGCTCGAAGGCTCCATGAACGCGGCCGGCAACGTGATCCTCGCAAACGACTATGTTGCCGCCGTCCATCCCGATATGAGCATCGACATCGCCGAGGAGATCGGGTCGTTCCTTGGGGTGCCGGTGATCCGGCTCTCACTTGGAGGCATCAAGACCGTCGGTATGGCCGGGCATGCGACGAATAAGGGGATCCTCGTCCACCCGAGAGCCAACGATACGGAGATCGCCGCCCTCGAACGGGTTGTCGACCTCCCGATTGGTCTTGGTTCCGTCAACATGGGTACGGGGCTTGTGGGTACCGGACTTCTTGCGAACAGCAAGGGGTACATTGCAGGCTCCGCCACGACCGGGTTTGAGCTGGGACGGATAGAAGAAGTCTTTGGGTTTTTGGAGTGA
- a CDS encoding PAS domain-containing protein: MQPLAPALEEILEHLEDLDRRLRLRRVDAGAEDVLLQRSDLAEIYVHIDALISSIRSIDTEFRRYRDRFLHHPAACLCTSPDGIVLEENTAAARLFDLPPDRLRGSSLDVHLHPESLPVFRSMVAALARGEDLRRQEFLLRRTDGGAARVAAAVSALRGPGGALIELIWVFQEIPAGREVGEALRRSEDEYRAIAGGRPS; encoded by the coding sequence ATGCAACCGCTTGCCCCGGCGCTCGAAGAGATCCTTGAGCACCTGGAAGACCTCGATCGCCGCCTGCGTCTTCGCAGGGTGGATGCTGGTGCGGAAGATGTGCTCCTCCAGAGGTCGGACCTGGCGGAGATTTATGTTCATATCGATGCTCTGATCTCCAGCATCCGGAGCATCGACACCGAATTCCGCCGATATCGCGATCGGTTCCTCCACCATCCGGCCGCCTGCCTCTGCACCAGTCCGGACGGTATTGTCCTCGAGGAGAATACGGCAGCAGCTCGCCTCTTTGATCTCCCCCCCGATCGCTTGCGGGGCTCCTCCCTTGATGTACACCTCCATCCGGAGAGCCTCCCGGTCTTCCGATCTATGGTTGCAGCCCTTGCTCGTGGTGAGGATCTCCGACGGCAGGAGTTTCTCCTCAGGAGAACCGATGGCGGCGCCGCTCGGGTCGCGGCGGCGGTCTCGGCATTGCGTGGTCCCGGCGGCGCCCTTATCGAACTCATCTGGGTGTTCCAGGAGATCCCGGCAGGCCGCGAGGTGGGGGAGGCCCTCCGGAGGAGCGAAGATGAGTACCGGGCGATCGCGGGGGGCAGGCCGAGTTGA
- a CDS encoding 50S ribosomal protein L39e, which yields MSKLMKGRKIRLAKACEQNRRVPAWVMIRTNRAVVSHPKRRNWRRSTLKV from the coding sequence ATGAGCAAGTTGATGAAGGGCCGGAAGATCCGGCTGGCGAAGGCATGCGAGCAGAATCGCCGCGTGCCGGCATGGGTGATGATCAGGACCAACCGTGCAGTCGTGTCGCATCCCAAGCGGCGCAACTGGAGACGGAGTACGTTAAAGGTGTAA
- a CDS encoding 50S ribosomal protein L31e — protein MAEALKEHIYIIPLREVKRAPRWKRSNTAIKDIRAFLARHMKSEDVKLDKSINEKVWEHGNSKPPRKIRVRAMKFEDGQVQAELAEE, from the coding sequence ATGGCAGAGGCATTGAAGGAGCATATCTATATCATCCCTCTCCGCGAGGTGAAGCGTGCACCCCGCTGGAAGCGAAGCAACACCGCAATTAAGGACATCAGGGCGTTCCTTGCCCGGCACATGAAGAGCGAGGACGTCAAACTGGATAAGAGCATCAACGAGAAGGTCTGGGAGCACGGTAATTCCAAGCCCCCGCGAAAGATTCGCGTCCGTGCGATGAAGTTCGAGGATGGGCAGGTCCAGGCCGAGCTCGCCGAGGAGTGA
- a CDS encoding 30S ribosomal protein S19e produces MTTVYDIPAEMLIRQVAEELKKNPQIQPPDWAAFAKTGVHREMPPENEDWWYVRAAAIFRRIYTDGPVGIQRMRSAYGGKRDRGSAPNQFRRGSGSIVRKVFQQLEAAGYVSHTTEGRVVTPAGRSFLDNVANSLKAQAAETAPGLARY; encoded by the coding sequence ATGACGACCGTATATGACATCCCTGCCGAGATGCTTATTCGGCAGGTGGCAGAAGAACTCAAGAAAAATCCGCAGATTCAGCCCCCTGACTGGGCCGCTTTTGCGAAGACGGGGGTACACAGAGAGATGCCCCCCGAGAATGAAGACTGGTGGTACGTGCGTGCGGCGGCGATCTTCCGGCGTATATATACTGATGGCCCGGTGGGGATCCAGAGGATGCGTTCCGCCTACGGCGGCAAACGCGACCGGGGCTCGGCTCCCAATCAGTTCCGGCGGGGAAGCGGCTCCATTGTCCGAAAGGTTTTCCAGCAGCTCGAAGCTGCCGGGTACGTCTCCCACACAACTGAGGGGCGCGTGGTTACCCCTGCCGGGAGATCGTTCCTTGACAACGTCGCAAACAGTCTGAAGGCCCAGGCTGCCGAGACTGCCCCGGGACTTGCCCGATACTAA
- a CDS encoding hemolysin family protein, which yields MVVIDLLIVEVVLFIAALLFSGFFSSSEVALISITRAKVHALQSQGRKGAKALDTLKRSTDAIQITTLIGSTIANVAVASLATAIGITLYGNLGIAVGLVVAAVLVLVFGEIGPKMYASRYTEELALRVSRPILFFSKLLYPVLWVTDRIEQQFAFRPGVTEPVVTEEEIKEWIDVGEEEGTIEEEERDMLYSVLRFGDTTAREVMTPRVDVVMIEDTATLESALAIFNETGFSRIPVYHERIDNIVGLLNVKDVFSAVFRQQTSATIRDLMYEPYFIPESKKIDELLKELQVKKQHMAVVLDEYGSFAGIVTVEDMLEELVGEILDEFDEEEPEVQQLEEGIYLVDARTWVEHLNEDLDLNLPLMDTYESIGGLVIERLGHIPRRGEVVKIEESNVTLVVMQMRGRRIVKVKLIIGPPVPPTESR from the coding sequence ATGGTAGTTATAGATCTCTTAATAGTGGAAGTTGTTTTATTTATTGCCGCTTTGCTCTTTTCGGGCTTCTTCTCGAGTTCTGAAGTTGCTCTTATCTCAATCACGCGGGCAAAAGTCCATGCACTCCAGAGTCAGGGCCGGAAGGGAGCGAAAGCACTCGATACACTGAAGCGGTCGACCGATGCCATCCAGATCACCACCTTGATCGGGAGTACCATCGCCAATGTGGCCGTAGCATCGCTTGCAACCGCGATCGGCATAACCCTTTACGGCAACCTCGGTATCGCTGTAGGTCTCGTTGTTGCGGCCGTCCTGGTGCTCGTCTTCGGCGAGATCGGCCCGAAGATGTACGCCTCCCGGTATACCGAGGAGCTGGCGCTTCGTGTGAGCCGTCCCATCCTCTTCTTCTCGAAGTTGCTCTACCCGGTGCTCTGGGTCACGGACCGCATCGAGCAGCAGTTTGCCTTCAGGCCCGGCGTGACCGAGCCGGTCGTCACCGAGGAGGAGATCAAGGAATGGATTGACGTCGGTGAGGAGGAGGGGACGATCGAGGAGGAGGAGCGCGATATGCTCTACTCCGTATTGCGTTTTGGAGATACGACCGCCCGTGAAGTGATGACGCCGCGTGTCGATGTCGTCATGATCGAGGATACCGCCACACTCGAGAGCGCGCTTGCCATCTTCAACGAGACGGGATTCTCACGGATCCCGGTATATCATGAGCGGATCGATAATATCGTCGGTCTCTTGAATGTAAAAGATGTCTTTTCGGCGGTCTTTCGCCAGCAGACGAGCGCGACGATCCGTGACCTGATGTATGAACCCTATTTCATCCCCGAGAGCAAGAAGATCGATGAACTCTTAAAAGAACTTCAGGTTAAGAAGCAGCACATGGCCGTCGTTCTTGACGAGTACGGATCGTTTGCAGGGATAGTGACCGTCGAGGATATGCTTGAGGAACTGGTCGGCGAGATTCTGGACGAGTTCGACGAGGAAGAACCCGAGGTACAACAACTCGAGGAAGGCATCTACCTGGTCGATGCACGGACATGGGTTGAGCATCTCAACGAGGACCTGGACCTCAATCTTCCGCTGATGGACACGTATGAGAGTATCGGCGGCCTTGTCATCGAGCGTCTGGGGCATATCCCCCGCCGCGGCGAGGTGGTCAAGATTGAGGAGAGCAACGTCACGCTGGTGGTGATGCAGATGCGGGGCCGACGGATTGTCAAGGTGAAACTGATTATTGGTCCACCGGTTCCGCCGACGGAGTCGCGGTAA
- a CDS encoding ribonuclease P protein component 4 — translation MADTTRRSGSRRLARERIALLFARAAEFYPENPAWSNRCVELARKIGMRHRVRIERPLKRRFCRRCNAYLVPGSNARIRIHRGNVIVTCLTCGHRSRYPVGRPQE, via the coding sequence ATGGCAGACACTACACGAAGATCGGGCTCTCGGAGACTCGCCCGCGAGAGGATCGCTCTCCTCTTTGCGCGTGCGGCGGAGTTTTACCCTGAAAATCCCGCCTGGAGCAACCGTTGCGTCGAACTCGCGCGCAAGATCGGTATGCGCCACCGGGTTCGGATTGAGCGCCCGCTGAAGCGCCGGTTCTGTCGCCGGTGCAACGCGTACCTGGTGCCGGGTTCGAACGCCCGTATCAGAATCCACCGCGGAAACGTGATCGTCACCTGCCTTACCTGTGGACACCGGTCACGGTATCCGGTGGGGAGGCCTCAAGAATGA
- a CDS encoding DUF371 domain-containing protein, whose product MKARDTVRARGHPLIRGTHRTTFEVTKDETLTETGDCIIGIGADKGAADLDPGFKALLSDDRAVLTTRLRVGDETVEVRSRGSAAFTLDHPSDLVWRRSDFVSDRTVGIRSDRVAASIPRGFIEALRRGEELVVELEVEVPETS is encoded by the coding sequence ATGAAGGCGAGGGATACTGTCCGGGCGCGGGGGCACCCGCTGATCCGGGGAACCCATCGGACGACGTTTGAGGTGACGAAAGACGAGACGCTGACCGAGACCGGGGACTGCATCATCGGGATCGGGGCCGACAAAGGTGCCGCCGACCTTGATCCCGGCTTCAAAGCGCTACTTTCCGACGACCGGGCGGTGCTCACGACTCGTCTGAGAGTGGGAGACGAGACCGTCGAGGTCCGATCAAGAGGGAGCGCGGCGTTCACTCTGGACCATCCTTCCGACCTCGTCTGGCGGCGAAGCGATTTTGTCTCGGACCGAACCGTGGGCATCCGCTCCGACCGGGTGGCGGCGTCCATCCCCCGTGGGTTCATCGAGGCACTCCGGCGAGGGGAGGAACTGGTCGTCGAACTCGAGGTGGAGGTCCCTGAGACCTCTTAA
- the pfdA gene encoding prefoldin subunit alpha, with protein MNNVDQADPREIQTLQMYLNEYGQQIEILTQQLSMIEQQRLEAAAAVETLRALQENGDATLLLPIGGGAHLRVKVLDAGHAIVNIGADVSVERASAEAVEYLEDRITELEALGKKVAGSVEQLQGQATEISRRLEAAYRGARQAQAGQSGSS; from the coding sequence GTGAATAACGTGGACCAGGCAGATCCTCGCGAGATACAGACCCTCCAGATGTACTTAAATGAGTACGGGCAGCAGATCGAGATTCTGACGCAGCAACTCTCGATGATCGAGCAGCAGCGACTTGAGGCAGCCGCCGCCGTCGAGACCCTTCGTGCCCTTCAGGAGAACGGGGATGCCACGCTTCTTCTCCCAATCGGGGGCGGCGCTCACCTCCGGGTGAAGGTGCTTGACGCCGGGCATGCAATCGTGAACATCGGGGCCGACGTCTCTGTCGAACGTGCCAGTGCGGAGGCGGTTGAGTATCTGGAGGATCGAATCACCGAGCTTGAAGCGCTTGGAAAGAAGGTCGCAGGTTCGGTTGAACAATTGCAGGGGCAGGCAACGGAGATCTCCCGCCGCCTTGAGGCGGCCTACCGGGGAGCCCGGCAGGCTCAGGCAGGCCAGAGCGGAAGTTCATAA
- the rpl18a gene encoding 50S ribosomal protein L18Ae — translation MENQTFEVVGACMINKEWRPYRKVVAAPNENQARERIFTEIGSKHRLKRSYITIESVNVVTGE, via the coding sequence ATGGAGAACCAGACATTTGAAGTTGTGGGCGCGTGCATGATCAACAAAGAGTGGAGACCGTACCGTAAGGTTGTCGCGGCCCCAAACGAGAACCAGGCAAGAGAGAGAATTTTCACTGAGATTGGAAGCAAACACCGCTTGAAGAGAAGTTATATCACCATCGAGTCGGTTAACGTAGTAACTGGTGAATAA
- a CDS encoding sugar phosphate isomerase/epimerase family protein: MGRFAVSTMFFHEYPCDDIFDYVAESGLDSIEFWIETPHFWLRGAPLDDLSRCVADHPELSPITVHAPSLDLNPCSINPKVAEISVKYTVEAVWMADRIGAGVVTIHPGRRTAKRDPSAYDYRRFEAYIAQIRDIAEETRVKVAIENLEPRVNAMLYKAEDAREVLDREPWLWFTLDMGHAMMASRGEVDRFIDLCIDRMVNVHVSALGANGRPHHPIHDDPAAQRVLADLADRGYTGYLTLELEDMVFSGALSSEEKIVLLSRELRALQEIFS, encoded by the coding sequence ATGGGCCGTTTTGCTGTCTCGACCATGTTCTTCCACGAGTACCCGTGTGACGATATCTTTGACTATGTCGCCGAGTCAGGACTGGACAGCATCGAGTTCTGGATCGAGACCCCTCATTTCTGGCTCCGCGGCGCTCCTCTGGATGATCTTTCCCGATGCGTTGCCGATCATCCGGAACTCTCTCCGATCACCGTCCATGCCCCCTCGCTCGACCTGAATCCTTGTTCTATCAACCCGAAGGTGGCCGAGATCTCGGTGAAGTATACTGTGGAAGCTGTCTGGATGGCGGACCGAATTGGTGCCGGCGTCGTCACAATCCACCCTGGGAGGAGGACAGCAAAGCGGGACCCGAGCGCCTATGACTACCGACGATTCGAGGCTTATATCGCCCAGATCCGGGATATTGCCGAGGAGACGAGGGTGAAGGTGGCAATCGAGAACCTTGAGCCCCGGGTCAACGCCATGCTCTATAAGGCAGAGGACGCTCGAGAGGTCCTCGATCGGGAACCCTGGCTCTGGTTCACGCTCGATATGGGGCATGCCATGATGGCGTCCCGCGGAGAGGTGGACCGGTTCATTGACCTCTGCATCGATCGGATGGTAAACGTTCACGTCAGCGCACTTGGGGCAAATGGCCGCCCCCATCACCCCATTCATGACGATCCGGCTGCACAACGGGTGCTTGCAGATCTTGCCGACCGGGGCTACACCGGATACCTCACCCTGGAGCTTGAGGATATGGTCTTTTCAGGAGCACTCTCATCAGAAGAGAAGATTGTGCTTCTCTCACGAGAATTGAGGGCACTTCAGGAGATATTCTCGTGA
- a CDS encoding DNA-binding protein, whose product MVDDELADLRRRRMEQLQRQAMEQQAAEEEMERQRQIESQIRVMLMEILEPEARERLNTIKLTRPDFAKAVEQQLVMLAQSGRIRQRITDEQLKALLSQLTPSKREFRITRK is encoded by the coding sequence ATGGTAGACGACGAACTCGCGGACCTCCGCCGCCGGAGGATGGAACAACTCCAACGGCAGGCGATGGAACAACAGGCAGCCGAGGAGGAGATGGAGCGCCAGCGGCAGATCGAGTCGCAGATCCGCGTCATGCTCATGGAGATCCTCGAACCCGAAGCGAGAGAGAGACTCAATACCATCAAGTTGACCCGGCCGGATTTTGCGAAGGCGGTCGAGCAGCAACTGGTAATGCTGGCTCAGAGCGGCCGTATCCGACAGCGGATCACCGATGAGCAGTTAAAAGCCCTGCTCAGCCAGTTGACGCCGTCCAAAAGAGAGTTTCGGATTACACGAAAGTAA
- the purN gene encoding phosphoribosylglycinamide formyltransferase has translation MDPEICVSKKRVAVLASGRGSNFQAVIDAIAAGDIPAVCVGLITDNPRAYAIERAKAAGIPVTVVEYARFPSKAAYEEALLSAMKSCRADLFVLAGYMRILGAEIVHEFSGRMMNIHPALLPAFAGLHAQRQAIEYGVKIAGCTVHLVDEGMDTGPIVVQRCVPVLQDDDESTLAERILVEEHKALPLAVKLFCEDRLEVIGRRVRIR, from the coding sequence ATGGATCCAGAAATATGCGTTAGCAAAAAAAGGGTAGCTGTACTTGCCTCAGGGCGAGGATCGAACTTTCAGGCAGTGATCGATGCAATCGCTGCCGGGGATATTCCGGCGGTCTGCGTTGGCCTTATCACCGATAACCCCCGGGCATACGCGATCGAGCGGGCAAAAGCCGCCGGCATCCCGGTGACGGTTGTCGAGTACGCGCGGTTCCCCTCGAAGGCCGCCTATGAGGAGGCGCTCCTTTCCGCAATGAAGAGTTGCCGTGCGGATCTCTTTGTCCTTGCCGGTTACATGCGGATCCTGGGCGCCGAGATTGTCCACGAGTTCTCGGGCAGGATGATGAATATTCACCCTGCTCTACTCCCGGCATTTGCCGGCCTGCACGCGCAGCGGCAGGCGATTGAGTATGGAGTAAAGATTGCGGGCTGCACTGTCCATCTCGTGGATGAGGGGATGGATACAGGGCCCATCGTCGTTCAGCGGTGTGTCCCGGTCCTTCAGGACGACGACGAGTCGACGCTCGCCGAACGGATCCTGGTGGAAGAGCATAAAGCCCTCCCCCTCGCTGTAAAACTCTTCTGTGAGGACCGACTCGAGGTAATCGGCCGCCGGGTGCGGATCCGATGA
- a CDS encoding YhbY family RNA-binding protein: MSRESYQDIKPTVWIGKRGITNVMIDEIRRQLKDRKIVKVRWLRNTEVDPEKVAVSTDAVLLEVRGRTLVLAERRRRSS; encoded by the coding sequence ATGAGCAGGGAATCGTATCAGGATATCAAGCCAACTGTCTGGATCGGCAAGCGCGGCATCACAAACGTCATGATCGATGAGATTCGGCGCCAGCTTAAAGATCGCAAGATCGTCAAGGTCCGCTGGCTCAGGAATACCGAGGTTGATCCCGAGAAGGTAGCGGTCTCAACCGACGCGGTTCTCCTCGAGGTCCGAGGGAGGACCCTCGTCCTCGCGGAGCGCCGTCGTCGATCTTCCTGA
- a CDS encoding DUF7411 family protein, whose protein sequence is MKAGVLFSGGKDSSLAAIMLARDYDVELNTCVFDPDREVPAVQAVAAALNLPFKRRVLGRDVLDEAVDLILSCGYPNDAINMVHRKAVETLLHEYEVVGDGTRREDRVPRLERSDVQRLEMTSGHSYVRPLLGYGKQEVERLAKRLFVIRYGETGTIENGDYEQEIRSAIRARGIDPAPLFPPNHQQSLVVGMRET, encoded by the coding sequence ATGAAAGCGGGTGTGCTCTTCTCGGGAGGGAAAGACAGTTCGCTCGCGGCGATCATGCTTGCGCGCGACTACGACGTGGAACTGAATACCTGCGTATTCGACCCTGACCGTGAGGTTCCGGCGGTGCAGGCTGTAGCAGCCGCCTTAAACCTTCCCTTCAAGAGAAGGGTGCTCGGGAGAGACGTCCTTGACGAGGCCGTCGATCTGATCCTCTCGTGCGGCTACCCGAACGACGCGATCAATATGGTCCACCGGAAGGCTGTTGAGACCCTCCTGCATGAGTACGAAGTGGTCGGCGACGGCACTCGCCGGGAGGACCGGGTCCCCCGACTCGAGCGCTCCGATGTGCAGCGCCTGGAGATGACGAGCGGCCACTCCTACGTCCGGCCGCTCCTCGGCTACGGGAAACAGGAGGTTGAACGCCTCGCGAAAAGGTTGTTTGTGATCCGCTACGGAGAGACGGGCACGATCGAGAACGGTGACTACGAGCAGGAGATCCGCAGCGCGATTCGCGCTCGCGGCATCGATCCGGCTCCTCTCTTTCCTCCCAACCACCAACAGTCGCTGGTGGTTGGGATGAGGGAGACCTGA
- the xseB gene encoding exodeoxyribonuclease VII small subunit — MTETFEEKLEELRKIVRRLEEGDASLEESIAIYERGALLVKQCEDLLTSAEMKLTELGRDR, encoded by the coding sequence ATGACAGAGACCTTTGAAGAGAAACTGGAAGAACTCAGGAAGATCGTCCGAAGACTGGAAGAAGGCGATGCAAGCCTTGAGGAGAGCATCGCAATCTACGAGCGGGGCGCACTCCTCGTGAAGCAGTGCGAAGACCTCCTCACATCAGCCGAGATGAAACTCACCGAGCTCGGCCGGGACCGGTGA